A region of Roseobacter litoralis Och 149 DNA encodes the following proteins:
- the xdhA gene encoding xanthine dehydrogenase small subunit: MNITFRLNGETVTLSDVSPTTTVLDWLRDHKRLTGTKEGCNEGDCGACTVMVTDETGARALNACILFLPQINGKALRTVEGISAPCGTLHPVQQAMIDHHGSQCGFCTPGFVVSMATAHLNGATNDDVQLSGNLCRCTGYAPIIRACEAARDAAVPPHMQDTAPDPSPLVSAAGHAQPKTSDALAEWYMQHPDGTLIAGATDVGLWVTKEFRDLGQVAFLNNCADLRAITSTDDGIEIGAAVTLSDLETAMADPHPSFAALIRRYGSVQVRNAATIGGNIANGSPIGDGPPALIALGAALHLRRGAARRSMPLEDFFLEYGKQDRATGEFVEKITLPHQPDRLRCYKLSKRFDQDISALCGCFSITVENGRVAQARLAFGGMAGTPERASQAEATLQGAEWSEASVTAAMAVLSADFEPMSDMRASAQYRMMTAQNMLQRYWLEDQGITTSVLEVAP; encoded by the coding sequence ATGAACATCACGTTTCGCCTGAACGGAGAAACTGTAACGCTCTCGGATGTATCGCCGACAACGACAGTATTGGATTGGTTGCGGGATCATAAAAGGCTGACCGGTACGAAAGAAGGCTGTAACGAAGGCGACTGCGGCGCGTGCACCGTCATGGTGACGGATGAAACCGGCGCCAGAGCGCTGAACGCCTGCATCCTGTTCCTGCCGCAGATCAACGGCAAAGCCCTGCGCACCGTCGAGGGGATATCTGCGCCCTGCGGAACGCTGCACCCGGTGCAACAGGCGATGATCGACCATCACGGCAGCCAATGCGGGTTTTGCACGCCGGGCTTTGTGGTTTCCATGGCGACGGCGCACCTCAACGGGGCCACCAATGACGATGTGCAACTCTCCGGGAACCTGTGCCGCTGCACCGGCTATGCGCCGATCATCCGCGCCTGCGAGGCCGCCCGCGATGCGGCCGTGCCACCCCATATGCAGGACACCGCCCCCGACCCTTCGCCGCTCGTATCCGCTGCGGGTCATGCGCAACCAAAGACTTCGGACGCTTTGGCCGAATGGTACATGCAACACCCGGATGGCACGTTGATCGCCGGGGCCACGGATGTGGGCTTGTGGGTCACCAAGGAATTCCGCGATCTTGGTCAGGTCGCCTTTCTGAACAACTGCGCCGACCTGCGGGCGATCACATCAACCGATGACGGGATCGAGATCGGCGCGGCGGTCACATTGAGCGATCTGGAAACCGCGATGGCAGACCCGCACCCGTCCTTTGCAGCCCTGATCCGGCGGTATGGATCTGTGCAGGTGCGCAATGCGGCCACCATCGGCGGGAACATCGCCAATGGCTCCCCGATCGGGGATGGCCCGCCTGCATTGATCGCACTGGGGGCGGCGCTGCATTTGCGTCGAGGGGCGGCACGCCGGAGCATGCCGCTTGAAGATTTCTTTCTGGAGTATGGCAAACAGGACCGCGCCACCGGCGAGTTTGTCGAGAAAATCACCCTTCCGCATCAGCCAGACCGATTGCGGTGCTACAAGCTTTCCAAACGGTTTGATCAGGATATCTCTGCCCTGTGCGGGTGCTTTTCGATCACCGTGGAAAACGGGCGTGTTGCGCAGGCACGGCTGGCCTTTGGTGGCATGGCAGGCACGCCAGAACGCGCATCGCAGGCAGAGGCCACACTACAAGGTGCCGAATGGTCCGAGGCCAGCGTCACCGCTGCAATGGCGGTTCTCAGCGCGGACTTCGAACCGATGAGCGACATGCGCGCCAGCGCGCAATACCGTATGATGACAGCGCAAAACATGCTGCAGCGCTATTGGCTTGAGGATCAGGGCATCACCACATCCGTGCTTGAGGTGGCCCCATGA
- the xdhC gene encoding xanthine dehydrogenase accessory protein XdhC, with translation MSFDRSALIDACKHHGLVTRVVVARVRGSAPREVGAAMLVWRAGASGTIGGGALEHALMTAARDIASPGYFNITRHALGPDMGQCCGGSVDIVTESFDLAAAEALPEDVIARGPGDMPLPVARIKTTARNTGVLPEPALVSGWMVEPVTKPTRDIWIWGAGHVGRALISVLAPLPGVRLTWVDVTAGRFPDHIPDAVTTLTAARPERLVAYAPQQAEHIIVTFSHDLDLELCHRLLHHGFASAGLIGSATKWARFKSRLKGLGHSGASIDRITCPIGDPSLGKHPHVIALGVAADLLRHTSGAARMEGYA, from the coding sequence ATGTCATTTGACCGCTCTGCCCTGATCGACGCGTGCAAACACCACGGCCTCGTGACGCGCGTCGTCGTGGCGCGCGTGCGCGGATCGGCCCCGCGTGAGGTGGGTGCCGCCATGCTGGTCTGGCGCGCGGGCGCGTCCGGAACGATCGGTGGCGGCGCCTTGGAACATGCGCTTATGACGGCCGCCCGCGACATAGCCTCACCCGGCTATTTCAACATCACACGTCACGCATTGGGCCCTGATATGGGACAGTGTTGTGGCGGATCGGTTGATATCGTGACCGAGAGCTTTGATCTGGCCGCTGCCGAGGCCTTGCCAGAGGATGTGATAGCCCGCGGCCCCGGCGACATGCCGTTGCCCGTCGCCCGGATCAAAACGACCGCGCGCAACACGGGCGTGCTGCCGGAACCTGCGCTGGTCTCGGGCTGGATGGTTGAACCCGTAACCAAGCCTACCCGCGACATCTGGATCTGGGGCGCGGGCCATGTGGGTCGCGCCCTGATATCGGTGCTGGCCCCTTTGCCCGGCGTCAGACTGACATGGGTGGACGTGACTGCGGGCCGCTTTCCCGACCATATCCCCGACGCAGTCACCACATTGACCGCAGCACGCCCCGAACGGCTTGTCGCCTATGCACCGCAACAGGCTGAACATATCATCGTCACCTTTTCGCATGATCTGGATCTGGAGCTCTGCCATCGGCTGTTGCACCACGGGTTTGCCTCTGCCGGGCTAATCGGGTCGGCCACCAAATGGGCGCGTTTCAAATCCCGGCTCAAGGGATTGGGGCATAGCGGTGCGTCGATTGACCGTATCACTTGCCCCATTGGTGATCCGTCCCTCGGCAAACACCCGCACGTTATCGCGCTGGGGGTGGCGGCGGATCTGCTGCGCCACACATCGGGCGCTGCCCGCATGGAAGGATACGCATGA
- the dnaE gene encoding DNA polymerase III subunit alpha, whose amino-acid sequence MSTHPRFIHLRTHSEYSLLEGALRLKKLPALCRDAGMPALALTDKNNMFAALEFSVAMSGAGVQPILGCQVDVAYVTAQPGEKERAPAPVVLLAQNETGYENLMRLNSCLYIDKGGALPQVTLSELEINADGIICLTGGPDGPVGQLLQLGQMPAAQALMDRLKAAFQDRLYVELQRHPGESGQPEKERLTERGFVEMAYAMDLPLVATNDVYFPKSDMYEAHDALICIAEGAYVDQQDDRRRLTNQHYFKSQSEMIALFADLPEAIENTVEIAKRCAFQAYRRDPILPKFADDEVEELRKQAHAGLKARLEVIPHATSVEDYTKRLDFELGIIEGMGFPGYFLIVADFIKWAKEQGIPVGPGRGSGAGSLVAYALTVTDLDPLRYNLLFERFLNPERVSMPDFDIDFCMDRREEVIRYVQEKYGRDKVGQIITFGALLSKAAVRDIGRVLQMPYGQVDRLSKMIPVEGVKPVSIEKALADEPRLREEAKNEEVVARLLNYGQQVEGLLRNASTHAAGVVIGDRPLDALVPLYQDPRSEMPATQFNMKWVEQAGLVKFDFLGLKTLTVIQNAVEQIMASGRPLHIAADGTELYAPAAGTENDINAIPLDDERSYKLYASAKTVAVFQVESSGMMDALKRMKPTCIEDIVALVALYRPGPMENIPTYCEVKNGLRALESIHPLIDDILEETQGIIVYQEQVMQIAQVMAGYSLGGADLLRRAMGKKIAEEMAKERPKFEKGAVANGVDKDKAREVFDLLEKFANYGFNKSHAAAYAVVSYQTAWLKANHPVEFMAGVMNCDIHLTDKLAIYFEEVRKRLELPWVPPCVNRSAATFKVEEGALIYALGALKNVGVEAMKLITEGRGDKPFATLFDLARRVDLKRVGKRPLEMLARSGAFDALDANRRRVFGALDALVNYSAAIHEQKASNQVSLFGEAGDDLPEPRLHPVDDWQPAERLSEEFKAVGFYLSGHPLDDYMGQLKRKWGNDRGVPFMTLDELTEKVTERGAMNARLAGIVAGRQERKSARGNRFAFAQMSDPTGAYEVTLFSDTLEAARDHLEAGSKIFVTVEATMESDQLKLLGRSVGPIDAATADVSSMGLKVFVDAPEAVAAVATVLEGAGRAVKGRAQGPVMLCLMGADLPGEVEVELGQDFIVNPQIKGAIKSLSGVLEVEEI is encoded by the coding sequence ATGAGCACACATCCCCGATTCATTCACCTGCGCACCCACTCCGAATACTCACTGCTGGAGGGGGCTTTGCGCCTGAAAAAACTCCCTGCTTTATGCCGTGATGCGGGCATGCCCGCTTTGGCGTTGACGGATAAGAACAACATGTTTGCCGCATTGGAGTTTTCAGTCGCCATGTCCGGGGCAGGCGTTCAGCCTATTCTGGGCTGTCAGGTCGATGTGGCCTATGTGACCGCACAGCCGGGCGAGAAGGAACGCGCGCCCGCACCCGTAGTTTTGCTGGCCCAGAACGAGACAGGGTACGAGAACCTGATGCGTCTGAATTCATGCCTTTATATCGATAAGGGCGGGGCCTTGCCGCAGGTGACCCTGTCGGAACTCGAAATCAATGCAGACGGGATCATCTGTCTGACGGGCGGGCCGGATGGGCCTGTGGGGCAACTTTTGCAACTTGGTCAGATGCCTGCCGCGCAGGCGCTGATGGACCGGCTGAAAGCGGCGTTTCAGGACCGGCTCTATGTCGAATTGCAGCGCCATCCGGGCGAGTCCGGCCAGCCGGAAAAGGAACGGTTGACTGAGCGCGGCTTTGTGGAGATGGCCTATGCGATGGACCTGCCGCTGGTTGCGACCAACGACGTCTATTTCCCGAAATCAGATATGTATGAGGCGCATGATGCGTTGATTTGCATTGCAGAGGGCGCTTACGTCGATCAGCAGGATGACCGTCGCCGTCTGACCAATCAGCATTATTTCAAGTCTCAATCGGAGATGATCGCTCTGTTTGCGGACCTGCCGGAAGCCATTGAGAACACTGTTGAGATCGCCAAACGCTGCGCCTTTCAGGCGTATCGGCGCGACCCCATTCTGCCCAAGTTTGCAGATGACGAGGTCGAGGAACTGCGCAAACAAGCACATGCAGGTCTCAAGGCGCGGCTGGAGGTCATACCTCATGCCACAAGCGTCGAGGACTATACCAAACGGCTCGATTTCGAACTTGGCATTATTGAGGGTATGGGCTTTCCCGGCTATTTCCTGATCGTTGCGGATTTCATCAAATGGGCCAAGGAGCAGGGGATACCCGTGGGGCCGGGCCGGGGGTCGGGCGCGGGAAGCCTTGTGGCCTATGCACTGACGGTCACGGACCTTGATCCGCTACGCTACAACCTGCTGTTTGAGCGGTTCTTGAACCCGGAACGTGTGTCTATGCCAGACTTCGACATCGATTTCTGTATGGATCGGCGGGAAGAGGTCATCCGGTACGTTCAGGAAAAGTATGGCCGTGACAAGGTGGGACAAATCATCACTTTTGGTGCGCTTTTGTCAAAGGCTGCGGTGCGCGATATCGGCCGTGTTCTGCAAATGCCCTACGGTCAGGTGGACCGTCTGTCCAAGATGATACCCGTCGAGGGCGTCAAGCCCGTGTCGATCGAAAAGGCACTGGCGGATGAGCCGCGCCTGCGCGAGGAAGCCAAAAACGAAGAGGTCGTGGCGCGGCTGCTGAACTATGGCCAGCAGGTCGAGGGGCTGTTGCGCAACGCGTCCACCCACGCCGCCGGGGTTGTGATCGGCGACAGGCCGCTCGATGCTTTGGTGCCGCTCTATCAGGACCCAAGGTCTGAAATGCCCGCCACCCAGTTCAACATGAAATGGGTGGAACAGGCAGGGCTGGTCAAATTCGACTTTCTGGGCCTCAAGACACTGACCGTGATCCAGAACGCGGTTGAGCAGATCATGGCATCCGGCAGGCCGCTGCACATTGCCGCCGACGGGACGGAGCTTTACGCCCCCGCAGCAGGCACGGAAAACGACATCAATGCAATCCCGCTGGATGATGAGCGGTCCTACAAGCTTTATGCCAGCGCCAAGACGGTGGCTGTGTTTCAGGTGGAAAGCTCGGGCATGATGGATGCGCTAAAGCGGATGAAACCAACCTGTATCGAGGATATCGTCGCACTTGTGGCGCTTTATCGTCCCGGCCCGATGGAGAACATCCCGACCTATTGCGAGGTCAAAAACGGGCTGCGCGCGCTTGAATCCATTCACCCGCTGATCGACGATATTCTAGAGGAAACGCAAGGTATCATCGTTTATCAGGAACAGGTGATGCAGATCGCGCAGGTCATGGCGGGCTATAGCCTTGGTGGTGCTGATCTGTTGCGCCGCGCCATGGGTAAAAAGATCGCCGAAGAGATGGCCAAGGAACGCCCCAAGTTCGAAAAGGGCGCGGTGGCCAATGGCGTCGACAAGGACAAGGCGCGCGAAGTCTTTGACCTGCTGGAGAAATTCGCCAACTACGGGTTCAACAAATCGCACGCGGCGGCCTATGCGGTGGTCAGCTACCAGACGGCTTGGCTCAAGGCGAACCACCCGGTGGAATTCATGGCCGGGGTGATGAACTGCGATATCCACCTGACCGATAAGCTGGCGATCTATTTCGAAGAGGTGCGCAAGCGGCTGGAACTGCCATGGGTGCCGCCCTGCGTGAACCGCTCTGCCGCGACGTTCAAGGTTGAGGAGGGCGCGTTAATCTATGCGCTCGGTGCGCTCAAGAACGTGGGCGTCGAAGCCATGAAACTGATCACAGAGGGGAGGGGCGACAAACCCTTTGCCACGCTCTTTGATCTGGCGCGGCGGGTCGACCTCAAACGTGTGGGCAAACGCCCGCTTGAGATGCTCGCGCGCTCCGGGGCGTTTGACGCATTGGACGCCAATCGGCGGCGCGTCTTTGGGGCGTTGGATGCACTGGTGAATTACTCAGCGGCGATCCATGAGCAGAAAGCCTCCAATCAGGTGTCTCTCTTTGGTGAGGCGGGCGATGATCTGCCTGAACCGCGCCTGCATCCGGTGGACGACTGGCAACCCGCCGAACGGCTCAGCGAGGAATTCAAGGCCGTCGGCTTCTACCTCTCTGGCCACCCGCTGGATGATTATATGGGTCAGCTGAAACGCAAATGGGGCAATGACCGCGGCGTGCCGTTCATGACCCTTGATGAGTTGACCGAAAAAGTCACCGAACGGGGGGCCATGAATGCGCGCCTTGCGGGTATCGTCGCCGGTCGGCAGGAACGTAAATCGGCGCGTGGCAACCGCTTTGCCTTTGCGCAGATGTCGGACCCGACCGGTGCCTATGAGGTGACGCTGTTTTCTGACACGCTGGAGGCGGCCCGCGATCATCTTGAGGCCGGTTCAAAGATCTTCGTCACGGTTGAGGCGACGATGGAATCTGATCAACTTAAACTGCTGGGCCGCTCTGTGGGGCCGATTGACGCCGCCACGGCAGATGTCAGCAGCATGGGGCTCAAGGTCTTTGTCGACGCGCCCGAAGCGGTGGCTGCCGTCGCAACAGTGCTTGAGGGGGCAGGGCGCGCGGTCAAGGGCCGTGCGCAGGGGCCGGTCATGCTATGCCTGATGGGGGCGGATTTGCCGGGCGAGGTCGAGGTTGAACTGGGACAGGATTTCATCGTGAACCCGCAGATCAAGGGCGCGATCAAATCCCTCTCCGGCGTGCTGGAGGTCGAGGAAATCTGA
- a CDS encoding SlyX family protein, translating to MEKLEEQIAHLTRTVEDLSDVVARQESEIAVLTRRVFMLMQREGEREAQGSGSVVLGDERPPHY from the coding sequence ATGGAAAAGCTCGAAGAACAGATCGCCCATCTGACCCGCACCGTCGAAGACCTGTCCGATGTGGTTGCGCGGCAGGAAAGTGAAATCGCGGTGCTGACCCGTCGTGTTTTCATGCTGATGCAGCGGGAAGGGGAACGCGAGGCGCAAGGCTCAGGCAGCGTGGTTCTGGGTGATGAACGCCCGCCGCATTACTGA
- the xdhB gene encoding xanthine dehydrogenase molybdopterin binding subunit, which produces MSVAKPLPHDAARLHVTGDARYVDDIPSPADTLHLAFGVSALAHGKVKGMNLDAVRQAQGVVAVLTAEDLLHANDVSPAAHDEPLLAQGVVHYVGQPIFLVVATSHLAARHAARLGEIDIDALPALLTFDDALKANSRFEDGPRIYERGHLGDGFAAAEHVIEGQLDIGGQEHFYLEGQAAIAFPQEGGDMLVSSSTQHPTEIQHKVAEALGVPMHAVRVETRRMGGGFGGKESQGNALAVACAVAADMLRRPCKMRYDRDDDMVITGKRHDFRVEYKVGVDARGHITAIDFTHLARCGWAQDLSLPVADRAMLHADNTYYLPAVRITSHRLKTNTQSATAFRGFGGPQGMLGIERVMDHIAATLDLDPLDVRHRNFYAAPGALARNQTPYGQTVEDFIVPEMIARLRADCDYDARVQAVARWNAENRWIKKGIALTPVKFGISFTLTHLNQAGALVHVYQDGSVHLNHGGTEMGQGLFQKVAQVAAARFGIDTAQVKITATDTAKVPNTSATAASSGSDLNGMAVQAACDTIRDRMADLLAQEHQCDPADVVFRDGIVSVSGAEYSFADVAQKAYLARVSLSATGFYKTPKLEWDRIKGKGRPFFYFAYGVAATEVAVDTLTGENRILRADIIHDAGASLNPSLDIGQVEGGYVQGVGWLTTEELIWDDQGRLRTHAPSTYKIPACSDRPDVFNVSLWDAPNKENTVYRSKAVGEPPLMLGISAFSALSQAVQSCGPAYADLQAPATAEAILKAIKRTRKEVWD; this is translated from the coding sequence ATGAGCGTCGCCAAACCGCTTCCCCACGATGCCGCGCGCCTGCATGTCACCGGCGATGCCCGCTATGTCGATGATATCCCCAGCCCCGCCGACACGCTGCATCTTGCATTCGGCGTATCTGCGCTCGCCCATGGCAAAGTAAAGGGTATGAACCTTGACGCCGTGCGGCAGGCGCAAGGGGTTGTCGCCGTGCTGACCGCAGAGGATCTGCTTCATGCGAATGATGTCTCCCCCGCGGCCCATGATGAACCGCTCTTGGCGCAAGGGGTGGTTCACTATGTGGGCCAGCCGATTTTCCTCGTCGTGGCCACCTCGCATCTGGCAGCACGGCACGCCGCACGCCTTGGGGAGATCGACATCGACGCCCTGCCCGCGCTGCTGACGTTTGATGACGCGCTCAAAGCAAACAGCCGCTTTGAGGACGGCCCCCGCATCTATGAACGCGGCCACCTTGGCGACGGTTTCGCCGCGGCGGAACATGTGATCGAGGGGCAACTTGACATCGGCGGTCAGGAGCATTTCTATCTCGAAGGTCAGGCGGCCATCGCTTTCCCGCAGGAAGGCGGCGATATGCTGGTCAGCAGCTCCACCCAGCACCCCACCGAAATCCAACATAAGGTCGCCGAAGCCCTGGGCGTGCCCATGCATGCGGTCCGGGTCGAAACCCGGCGCATGGGCGGTGGTTTCGGCGGAAAAGAGAGCCAGGGCAATGCCTTGGCCGTTGCCTGCGCCGTGGCAGCAGACATGTTACGCCGCCCCTGCAAGATGCGATACGATCGTGATGATGATATGGTTATCACCGGCAAGCGGCACGATTTCCGTGTCGAATACAAGGTTGGCGTTGATGCCCGCGGCCATATTACGGCCATTGATTTCACACACCTTGCGCGCTGCGGATGGGCGCAGGACCTGTCCCTGCCGGTGGCGGATCGCGCGATGCTGCATGCGGACAACACCTATTACTTGCCTGCCGTGCGCATCACCAGCCACAGGCTGAAAACAAACACCCAAAGCGCGACGGCCTTTCGGGGGTTTGGCGGCCCGCAAGGGATGCTGGGGATTGAGCGAGTGATGGACCATATCGCAGCCACCCTTGATCTCGACCCACTCGACGTGCGGCACCGGAATTTTTACGCAGCACCCGGTGCGTTGGCGCGCAATCAAACCCCTTATGGCCAAACGGTCGAAGACTTCATTGTGCCAGAAATGATCGCCCGGCTGCGCGCAGACTGTGACTATGACGCGCGCGTGCAGGCAGTCGCACGGTGGAATGCAGAAAACCGCTGGATCAAAAAGGGCATCGCCCTGACACCGGTCAAATTCGGTATTTCCTTTACGCTTACGCATCTTAATCAGGCGGGCGCATTGGTGCATGTCTATCAGGATGGGTCAGTGCATCTGAACCATGGTGGCACGGAAATGGGTCAGGGGCTGTTTCAAAAGGTAGCGCAGGTCGCCGCCGCGCGCTTTGGCATCGACACCGCACAGGTCAAGATCACCGCGACAGATACCGCCAAAGTGCCCAATACCTCTGCCACCGCTGCCTCTTCGGGGAGCGATCTGAATGGGATGGCCGTACAGGCGGCCTGCGATACCATTCGAGACCGTATGGCCGATCTACTGGCGCAGGAGCATCAATGCGATCCGGCGGATGTGGTGTTCAGGGATGGCATCGTGTCAGTTTCCGGTGCTGAATACAGTTTTGCGGATGTCGCGCAAAAGGCATATCTCGCACGGGTCAGCCTGTCTGCGACCGGGTTTTACAAGACGCCGAAACTGGAATGGGACAGGATCAAGGGCAAGGGCCGCCCGTTCTTTTACTTTGCCTATGGCGTCGCGGCGACAGAGGTTGCGGTCGATACGCTGACCGGGGAAAACCGCATACTGCGCGCCGATATCATCCATGACGCAGGCGCCTCCCTGAACCCCAGCCTTGATATCGGGCAGGTTGAGGGTGGCTATGTGCAGGGCGTCGGATGGCTGACAACCGAGGAACTGATCTGGGACGATCAGGGCCGTTTGCGCACCCATGCGCCCTCCACCTACAAGATCCCCGCCTGTTCGGATCGACCCGACGTGTTCAACGTCTCGCTCTGGGACGCGCCCAACAAGGAAAACACGGTTTACCGTTCAAAAGCCGTGGGAGAACCCCCTTTGATGCTGGGCATTTCGGCATTTTCCGCCCTGTCGCAAGCGGTTCAATCCTGTGGCCCGGCCTATGCGGACCTGCAGGCCCCGGCGACTGCTGAGGCAATTTTAAAGGCGATAAAACGCACCCGCAAAGAGGTTTGGGACTAA